The Delphinus delphis chromosome 10, mDelDel1.2, whole genome shotgun sequence genome includes a region encoding these proteins:
- the CIMIP3 gene encoding putative uncharacterized protein CIMIP3: MGWLAAGKASNLLLESNYVEPIVIECSLNALAWSTRRNRILEAAMSRVRDSQKPSVLSHGPKMPSGKKVKAPRCPLSRSWKQDHEQTLAEAYVPVVVDPRGQNPNKLRFNFYTSQYSNTLNPFYTLQKPTCGSPYRRDTDHTRKRFDVPPANPVLWRS, from the exons ATGGGCTGGCTGGCTGCTGGGAAGGCCAGCAACCTCTTACTGGAATCCAATTATGTTGAACCAATAGTTATCGAGTGCTCACTCAATGCCTTGGCCTGGAGTACGAGAAGGAATAGGATTTTAGAGGCTGCTATGTCAAGGGTAAGG gaCTCACAGAAACCCTCAGTACTCAGCCATGGGCCGAAGATGCCATCAGGCAAAAAGGTGAAGGCTCCACGCTGTCCCCTGTCCAGGTCGTGGAAGCAGGACCATGAACAGACTCTGGCGGAGGCCTATGTGCCGGTGGTGGTGGACCCCAGGGGGCAGAACCCGAACAAGCTCAGGTTCAATTTCTACACCTCCCAGTACTCCAACACCCTGAACCCCTTCTACACCTTGCAGAAGCCTACCTGCGGCTCCCCGTACCGCCGGGACACCGACCACACCCGCAAGCGCTTCGACGTGCCTCCTGCCAACCCGGTCTTGTGGCGCTCGTAG